From one Lycium ferocissimum isolate CSIRO_LF1 chromosome 5, AGI_CSIRO_Lferr_CH_V1, whole genome shotgun sequence genomic stretch:
- the LOC132057931 gene encoding uncharacterized protein LOC132057931, whose product MAKFIVLCLILTFVSIAMADNASNFANSPASSPSSSIRKLGMHHLKEEKSINFPKEVIGSPHQQEDNEVDQDHDEIKMKHHHSVDKSIFGGGVILGGLATTFFVAIFCYIRATRRKSNVEPSSPSSSSAV is encoded by the coding sequence ATGGCTAAGTTTATTGTTCTTTGCTTGATTTTAACATTTGTGTCTATAGCCATGGCTGATAATGCATCAAATTTTGCAAATTCTCCTGCTTCTAGTCCATCATCTTCAATTAGAAAACTTGGAATGCACCatctaaaagaagagaagagCATTAATTTTCCCAAAGAAGTAATTGGTTCTCCACATCAACAAGAGGATAATGAAGTTGATCAAGATCATGATGAAATCAAGATGAAGCATCATCATTCAGTTGATAAGTCAATTTTTGGAGGTGGAGTGATTCTTGGAGGCTTAGCAACAACATTCTTTGTGGCAATCTTTTGTTACATTAGAGCAACAAGAAGGAAGAGTAATGTGGAGCCTAGTTCCCCTAGTTCCTCATCAGCAGTATGA
- the LOC132057083 gene encoding uncharacterized protein LOC132057083, with product MATESVNPKAYPLADSQLTTTIMDLVQQAANYKQLKKGANEATKTLNRGISEFVVMAADTEPLEILLHLPLLAEDKNVPYVFVPSKQALGRACGVTRPVIACSVTSNEGSQLKSQIQQLKDAIEKLLI from the exons ATg GCAACAGAAAGTGTGAACCCAAAAGCATACCCACTTGCTGATTCACAGCTTACAACTACCATTATGGATTTGGTTCAACAAGCTGCTAACTATAAGCAGCTTAAAAAGGGTGCTAATGAAG CGACGAAGACACTAAACAGAGGAATTTCAGAATTTGTTGTCATGGCCGCAGATACTGAGCCCCTTGAAATCCTTCTTCACCTTCCGCTCCTGGCCGAAGATAAG aatgtGCCATATGTCTTTGTCCCTTCAAAGCAAGCTCTTGGCAGGGCATGTGGTGTTACCCGTCCTGTGATTGCTTGTTCGGTGACGAGCAACGAGGGAAGCCAGTTGAAATCTCAAATACAGCAATTAAAG GATGCCATTGAGAAGCTCCTCATCTAA
- the LOC132057084 gene encoding putative DEAD-box ATP-dependent RNA helicase 33 translates to MSLLSSSFLVSAPHQSVSSSKTISGASQLFLSTKFSSLNLITTTTITNVPYKRSIIRMGGGPRTYPGGVSKWQWKRMQAKKSKQLLKARLARERQIYEMRKRAELKAAVSELERPWEVVEKAPTLFSVSADEHLRVLADRFQKPGGFDMWSDKDGPELFKHEDGLPSARFFPKGVVHSIKPYGKVENAIDGFDEPSNPGSDSQSESDRKVRKKRNKREQNSIKPRTGSNSKRNEGYLDMEDSDKVSIDGNNKFRKNTNRSKLSGHAEKFSSAEAARSRVKNKSNRPVDSDGEGGRFNLVDLFDDSESPVFELFLQNDGSYELQPEN, encoded by the coding sequence ATGTCTCTCCTCAGCTCATCATTCTTAGTTTCAGCACCCCATCAGAGCGTCTCTTCGTCAAAGACAATTTCAGGGGCATCCCAACTCTTTCTCTCCACTAAATTCTCTTCCCTTAACCTAATCACCACCACCACAATAACCAATGTTCCTTACAAAAGGTCGATAATTAGAATGGGTGGTGGTCCAAGAACCTATCCCGGAGGTGTCTCAAAATGGCAATGGAAGCGTATGCAAGCCAAGAAATCTAAGCAGCTCCTTAAAGCTCGATTGGCTCGCGAACGCCAAATCTATGAGATGAGGAAACGGGCCGAGCTGAAAGCTGCTGTCTCTGAGCTTGAGAGGCCTTGGGAAGTGGTTGAAAAGGCACCTACTTTATTCTCTGTGAGTGCTGATGAGCATTTGAGAGTCTTGGCAGATCGGTTTCAAAAGCCTGGAGGATTTGATATGTGGTCTGACAAAGACGGGCCGGAATTGTTCAAGCACGAAGATGGATTGCCCTCAGCAAGGTTTTTCCCCAAGGGGGTTGTTCATAGCATTAAACCTTATGGAAAAGTTGAGAATGCTATTGATGGTTTTGATGAACCCTCGAATCCAGGTTCCGACTCTCAGAGTGAAAGTGATAGGAAggtaagaaagaagagaaacaaGCGTGAGCAAAATTCGATAAAACCAAGAACTGGATCCAATAGTAAAAGAAATGAGGGTTATTTGGATATGGAAGATTCTGATAAAGTGTCAATAGATGGCAACAATAAGTTCAGGAAGAACACAAATCGGAGTAAGTTGTCTGGTCATGCTGAAAAATTTAGTTCAGCGGAAGCTGCAAGGTCTAGAGTAAAGAATAAGAGTAATAGACCAGTAGATAGTGATGGAGAGGGTGGAAGGTTTAATCTGGTAGACCTGTTTGATGATTCAGAATCTCCCGTGTTTGAATTGTTTTTGCAAAATGATGGGAGTTATGAGCTTCAACCAGAAAATTAA
- the LOC132057932 gene encoding uncharacterized protein LOC132057932, with product MEKCYRVHGYPPDFKFTNFKGKKVVANAEITTSGPEVAQSPSGVPNDLASMLAGLSKEQCDQVMHMMQSAHLSLDSHSSLLASAHFAGIVPPIDSCIGKISYGACMITKVDKCIWIIDSGATDHMTSNLELLFDIQPLVIPYLVSLPNGYKVKVTSTGSIKFLSLTLHHVLFIPNFQYNLISVSKLICQLDCFVLFTKISCIIQASSLEIGKLQNGLYKLLQASAPSSGDTSSSSLHVASQCNSSFPVPSSLINPECNASSAMNKTEILWHNRLGHVPFVRMKDITQLPCRFSSKQSYICSICPLARQSRLPFPDSSIKTTNPFQLIYVDTWGPYSTLIYAGHKYFLTIVDDFTKATWSHFMGSKSNAFPLIQPFIAMVNTQFHASIQTIRTDNALELGSSNSASQFFLDHGYKLYNLVTKLILISRDVIFHESNFPFASLPSTFHPHSAPFPPYSYHDSPVLPSVPLPADPNITSSTSVNPPPLRRSSKSHTLPSHLTKFHCDLPSSLCGSSSSSICTSHLDAPAVLEPHFYKQAALIPAGAMRLSLRLYSPITLGP from the exons ATGGAGAAGTGTTACAGAGTACATGGTTACCCACCTGACTTCAAATTCACCAACTTTAAGGGTAAGAAGGTTGTTGCTAATGCAGAAATCACTACTTCTGGTCCTGAAGTTGCTCAGTCTCCCTCTGGTGTTCCTAATGATCTTGCTTCCATGCTTGCTGGTTTGAGCAAAGAGCAGTGTGATCAAGTTATGCATATGATGCAGTCAGCCCACCTGTCATTAGATTCTCACTCTAGCCTCTTGGCCTCTGCTCATTTTGCTGGTATAGTTCCTCCTATAGATAGTTGTATAGGCAAAATTTCTTATGGTGCATGCATGATCACTAAGGTAGACAAGTGTATTTGGATTATAGATTCTGGAGCCACTGACCACATGACATCCAATTTAGAATTACTTTTTGATATTCAACCTCTAGTTATCCCTTATTTAGTTAGTCTTCCCAATGGATACAAAGTTAAAGTAACTTCTACTGGATCAATCAAGTTCCTTTCTCTTACTCTGCATCATGTTCTATTTATACCTAATTTTCAATACAACCTCATTTCTGTTTCTAAGCTTATCTGTCAGTTGGATTGTTTTGTATTGTTTACCAAAATCTCATGCATTATACAGGCCTCTTCACTAGAGATTGGTAAGCTGCAAAATGGTCTGTATAAGCTTCTGCAAGCATCTGCTCCTTCATCTGGTGATACTAGTAGTTCTTCTTTACATGTTGCTTCTCAATGTAACTCTTCTTTTCCAGTTCCTTCTAGTTTAATTAACCCTGAATGTAATGCTTCATCTGCTATGAATAAAACTGAGATTCTGTGGCATAATAGACTTGGTCATGTACCTTTTGTTAGGATGAAGGACATTACTCAACTTCCCTGTAGATTCTCATCTAAGCAGTCCTATATTTGCTCCATTTGCCCTCTAGCTAGGCAGTCTAGACTACCATTTCCTGATAGCTCCATTAAAACCACCAATCCTTTCCAACTTATTTATGTAGATACCTGGGGTCCTTATAGCACTCTAATATATGCTGGACATAAGTACTTTCTGACCATTGTTGATGATTTTACTAAAGCAACCTGGAGCCACTTTATGGGGTCCAAGAGCAATGCTTTTCCTTTAATTCAACCTTTCATTGCTATGGTCAACACCCAATTTCATGCTTCTATTCAGACCATTAGAACTGATAATGCCCTAGAGCTGGGTTCTAGCAATTCAGCTAGTCAATTTTTCCTTGACCATG GTTATAAACTCTACAACTTAGTGACCAAACTTATTTTGATTTCTAGAGATGTCATCTTCCATGAATCCAACTTTCCTTTTGCTTCTCTTCCTTCCACCTTTCATCCTCATTCTGCCCCTTTCCCTCCATATTCCTACCATGATTCACCTGTCCTACCATCTGTTCCTCTTCCTGCTGATCCTAATATTACCTCTTCTACTAGTGTCAACCCTCCTCCTTTAAGGAGATCTAGCAAATCTCATACTTTACCATCTCACCTTACTAAATTTCATTGTGATCTTCCTTCTTCACTTTGTGGCTCTAGCTCTAGTTCAATTTGCACTAGTCACTTAGATGCTCCTGCTGTTTTGGAACCTCATTTTTACAAACAGGCAGCCTTGATTCCAGCTGGTGCCATGCGGCTGAGTTTGAGGCTTTACAGTCCAATAACACTTGGTCCATAG